One stretch of Sphingomonas rosea DNA includes these proteins:
- the sseA gene encoding 3-mercaptopyruvate sulfurtransferase translates to MDDLVSISWLAANLKAADLVVLDASWHLPTANRDPRQEYAAHHIPGARFFDIEALADHDAATSHMLPSAAAFAAGMEALGVGSDDRIVIYDQSDLHTSARAWFMLRHYGARNVAILDGGLKQWLAEGQPTDSKPPTERPARFAAIEAKGEVVTKDDILRGVGVPLLDARGAARFAGTEPEPRPGMAAGHIPGAKNLPFGALYAEDGRFRSPDELRRAFANAGLDPARPFVATCGSGVTANSLIFAARLLGNRDTRLYDGSWSEWGADPHTPKEQG, encoded by the coding sequence ATGGACGATCTGGTTTCGATCTCGTGGCTGGCGGCGAACCTCAAGGCCGCCGACCTCGTCGTGCTCGACGCGAGCTGGCACCTCCCCACCGCCAATCGCGACCCGCGGCAGGAATATGCGGCGCACCACATTCCGGGCGCGCGCTTCTTCGACATCGAGGCGCTGGCGGATCACGATGCCGCGACCAGCCACATGCTGCCGAGCGCGGCGGCGTTTGCGGCGGGGATGGAAGCGCTTGGGGTCGGTTCGGACGACCGGATCGTCATCTACGACCAGAGCGACCTTCATACCTCGGCGCGGGCCTGGTTCATGCTTCGCCACTATGGCGCCCGTAACGTCGCAATCCTCGACGGCGGATTGAAGCAGTGGCTCGCCGAGGGCCAGCCGACCGACAGCAAGCCGCCGACCGAGCGGCCGGCCCGCTTCGCCGCCATCGAGGCCAAGGGCGAGGTCGTGACCAAGGACGACATCCTGCGCGGCGTCGGGGTGCCGTTGCTCGACGCGCGCGGCGCGGCGCGCTTCGCCGGGACCGAGCCCGAGCCGCGCCCGGGCATGGCCGCCGGACATATCCCGGGCGCAAAGAATTTGCCGTTCGGCGCGCTCTACGCCGAGGACGGGCGCTTTCGCTCTCCTGACGAACTGCGCCGGGCCTTCGCGAATGCCGGGCTCGATCCGGCGCGGCCGTTCGTCGCGACCTGCGGGTCGGGGGTCACCGCCAACAGCCTGATCTTCGCCGCGCGACTGCTCGGCAACCGCGACACCCGGCTCTACGACGGCAGCTGGAGCGAATGGGGCGCGGACCCGCACACGCCCAAGGAACAGGGTTAG
- a CDS encoding winged helix-turn-helix domain-containing protein, with translation MADDTISARLVEVEALLERSRKRFEEGQKMAEEAHALVSELQQQLIGAPVNLGARDDADDVASKLLASLKAAGSELPPTLCGGRMAVDQVQRLIRIDGHPIAITEMEYRVLELLAFARNNVVTRTMLLKHLYRRSDDQPQPKIIDVFISKLRKKLRMASNGAEFIETIPQRGWILRDLENAAA, from the coding sequence ATGGCCGACGATACGATTTCCGCCCGCCTCGTCGAGGTGGAAGCCCTGCTCGAGCGCTCGCGCAAGCGCTTCGAGGAAGGGCAGAAGATGGCCGAGGAGGCGCATGCCCTCGTGTCCGAGCTGCAGCAGCAGCTGATCGGCGCGCCGGTGAATCTCGGTGCCCGTGACGATGCCGACGACGTCGCCTCGAAGCTGCTCGCCAGCCTCAAGGCCGCGGGCTCGGAGCTTCCGCCGACGTTGTGCGGGGGGCGCATGGCGGTCGATCAGGTCCAGCGCCTGATCCGCATCGACGGCCACCCGATCGCCATCACCGAGATGGAGTATCGCGTGCTCGAGCTGCTCGCCTTCGCGCGCAACAACGTCGTCACGCGCACGATGCTCCTGAAGCACCTCTACCGTCGGTCCGACGACCAGCCGCAGCCCAAGATCATCGACGTGTTCATCTCCAAGCTTCGCAAGAAGCTGCGGATGGCGAGCAACGGGGCGGAGTTCATCGAGACCATTCCGCAGCGCGGCTGGATCCTCCGCGACCTGGAGAATGCGGCTGCCTGA
- a CDS encoding DUF3035 domain-containing protein, which produces MRKFLTLLALSTAALATSGCALFGGGGSGGTKLDEFRVARNAPLVIPPDYSLTPPKPGTASLTAEGAQQQAVQALFGGPAPRPMSENNILEKAGADRVALGARSVAGSPDTAVVDKGPFTQTILTAQAADGQQASVQTP; this is translated from the coding sequence ATGCGTAAGTTCCTGACCCTCCTTGCCCTTTCGACGGCGGCGCTGGCGACCTCGGGTTGTGCGCTGTTCGGCGGCGGCGGCAGCGGCGGGACCAAGCTCGACGAGTTCCGCGTGGCGCGCAACGCGCCGCTGGTGATCCCGCCCGACTACAGCCTGACCCCGCCCAAGCCCGGTACCGCCTCGCTGACCGCCGAGGGCGCGCAGCAGCAGGCCGTGCAGGCGCTGTTCGGCGGCCCCGCGCCGCGCCCGATGAGCGAGAACAACATCCTCGAGAAGGCCGGTGCCGACCGTGTCGCGCTGGGCGCCCGCTCGGTCGCCGGAAGCCCCGACACCGCAGTGGTCGACAAGGGCCCGTTCACGCAGACCATCCTCACGGCGCAGGCGGCTGACGGGCAGCAGGCTTCGGTTCAGACGCCGTAA
- the lspA gene encoding signal peptidase II, whose protein sequence is MKGRDGFLLAGVLFVVDQLTKWLAAGPLGLVEQGQSVELLPIFALTRVHNYGISLGLLTAGSDHGRWLLVAGTAVIAGVVAWWLTREEKRGDRIALGLVLGGALGNIVDRARLGYVFDFLDLHFGDFRPFLVFNVADASISIGVAILILRAFLVREPNPTEKLDDA, encoded by the coding sequence ATGAAGGGCCGCGACGGTTTCCTGCTGGCGGGCGTCCTGTTCGTCGTCGACCAGCTGACCAAGTGGCTCGCCGCCGGCCCGCTCGGCCTTGTCGAGCAGGGGCAGAGCGTCGAGTTGCTGCCGATCTTCGCACTGACCCGGGTCCACAATTACGGCATCTCGCTCGGTCTGCTGACCGCGGGCTCGGATCATGGCCGCTGGCTGCTGGTCGCGGGCACCGCCGTCATCGCCGGCGTTGTCGCCTGGTGGCTGACGCGCGAGGAGAAGCGCGGCGACCGGATCGCGCTCGGCCTCGTGCTCGGCGGCGCGCTCGGCAATATCGTCGATCGCGCGCGGCTCGGCTATGTGTTCGACTTCCTCGACCTGCATTTCGGCGATTTCCGCCCGTTTCTGGTCTTCAATGTCGCCGATGCGAGCATTAGCATCGGCGTCGCGATCCTGATATTGCGGGCCTTCCTGGTTCGCGAACCGAACCCCACGGAGAAGCTTGACGATGCGTAA
- the ileS gene encoding isoleucine--tRNA ligase, with translation MSDEQTPARRDWRDTVFLPKTAFPMKAGLPQKEPAILAKWQSDDLYARLREARAGREKFIFHDGPPYANGDIHIGHVLNKTLKDLAVRTQSLLGKDAPFVPGWDCHGLPIEWKVEEQYRKKKRNKDEVPPAEFRAECRAYAQHWVDVQSGQFQRLGILADWKKPYLTMSFEAEATIVSELTKFAESGQLYRGAKPVMWSPVEKTALAEAEIEYEDVVSTQIDVAFEIVESPIPELVGAHAVVWTTTPWTIPVNQAIAYGEDIDYVLVEKADFEDKVLARYLVATELKDAFLKRVAPEFGTDALSPFIWAIKDFHHGSELAGTIARHPMHHLGGFFAKPRPLIPAPHVTTDAGTGLVHMAPDHGEEDFEACKAVGIDPVFAVEGDGKYREDWPWLGGQGSVINTKFNGPDGPILTDLREAGALLSAGDFRHSYPHSWRSKARVIYRCTPQWFVGMDQPIEGGTTLRQRALSEIDRVRFVPDKGRNRIGSMVEGRPDWVLSRQRAWGVPITLFVDRKTGKYLVDAEVNARIVAAVREKGVDAWTADGAAQHFLGEGRNPDDYEQVTDILDVWFDSGCTHVFTLESGHWPEESWPADLYLEGSDQHRGWFQSSLLESCGTRGRAPYDTVLTHGFTMDSKGMKMSKSLGNTVNPLDLMKETGADILRLWVASVDFTEDHRIGKEILAGVSDSYRKIRNTFRYLLGALEGFGEDERVTDVAAMPELERYMLALLAKLDADLREAVANYDFNGYARALGDFCNNDLSAFYFDIRKDCLYCDAATDPKRMAYRSVLDTLFHALVRWFAPILVFTAEEVWATRYPDAPSVHLELWPELPDAADPRMLEIWASYRALREQVTAEIEPMRREKVIGSSLEARVAIGLPDAADRPMLSSDDLAELFIVSEVMVDTGTVVEGPAVVAHRVDYQKCGRCWRHLPEVKEDGDLCDRCTEVVQ, from the coding sequence ATGTCGGACGAACAAACCCCAGCAAGGCGCGATTGGCGCGACACCGTCTTTCTGCCCAAGACCGCCTTCCCGATGAAGGCCGGCCTGCCGCAGAAGGAACCGGCGATCCTCGCCAAGTGGCAGAGCGATGACCTCTACGCCAGGCTGCGCGAGGCCCGCGCCGGCCGCGAGAAGTTCATCTTCCATGATGGCCCGCCCTACGCCAACGGCGACATCCACATCGGCCACGTCCTCAACAAGACGCTGAAGGACCTCGCCGTCCGCACCCAGTCGCTGCTCGGCAAGGACGCACCGTTCGTCCCCGGCTGGGACTGCCACGGCCTCCCGATCGAGTGGAAGGTCGAGGAGCAATATCGCAAGAAGAAGCGCAACAAGGACGAGGTCCCCCCGGCCGAATTCCGCGCCGAATGCCGCGCCTATGCCCAGCATTGGGTCGACGTGCAGAGCGGCCAGTTTCAGCGCCTCGGCATCCTCGCCGACTGGAAGAAGCCCTATCTGACGATGAGCTTCGAGGCCGAGGCGACGATCGTCTCCGAGCTGACCAAATTCGCGGAATCGGGCCAGCTCTACCGCGGCGCGAAGCCGGTGATGTGGAGCCCGGTCGAGAAGACCGCGCTGGCCGAAGCCGAGATCGAATATGAGGACGTCGTCTCGACCCAGATCGACGTCGCCTTCGAGATCGTCGAGAGCCCGATCCCCGAGCTGGTCGGTGCCCATGCGGTAGTGTGGACGACGACGCCGTGGACGATCCCGGTCAACCAGGCGATCGCTTACGGCGAGGACATTGATTACGTTCTCGTCGAGAAGGCGGACTTTGAAGATAAGGTGCTCGCGCGATATCTCGTAGCGACCGAGCTGAAGGATGCCTTTCTAAAGCGTGTCGCTCCGGAGTTTGGAACGGATGCGCTCTCGCCTTTCATTTGGGCGATTAAAGATTTCCATCACGGTTCAGAATTGGCCGGCACCATCGCCCGCCACCCGATGCACCACCTTGGCGGCTTCTTCGCCAAGCCGCGCCCGCTGATCCCCGCGCCGCACGTCACCACCGACGCCGGCACCGGCCTCGTCCACATGGCGCCCGACCATGGCGAGGAGGATTTCGAGGCGTGCAAGGCGGTCGGGATCGACCCCGTCTTCGCGGTCGAGGGCGATGGCAAGTATCGCGAGGACTGGCCGTGGCTGGGCGGGCAGGGCTCGGTCATCAACACCAAGTTCAACGGCCCCGACGGCCCCATCCTCACCGACCTGCGCGAAGCCGGCGCGCTGCTGAGCGCGGGCGACTTCAGGCACAGCTACCCGCACTCGTGGCGCTCCAAGGCGCGCGTCATCTACCGCTGCACCCCGCAATGGTTCGTCGGCATGGACCAGCCGATCGAGGGCGGCACGACGCTTCGCCAGCGCGCCCTGTCCGAAATCGATCGCGTCCGCTTCGTCCCCGACAAGGGTCGCAACCGGATCGGGTCGATGGTCGAGGGCCGCCCCGACTGGGTGCTCAGCCGCCAGCGCGCGTGGGGCGTGCCGATCACGCTCTTCGTCGATCGCAAGACCGGCAAGTATCTGGTCGATGCCGAAGTGAACGCCCGCATCGTCGCCGCCGTGCGTGAAAAGGGCGTCGACGCCTGGACCGCCGACGGCGCTGCCCAGCATTTCCTCGGCGAAGGCCGCAACCCCGACGATTACGAGCAGGTCACCGACATCCTCGACGTCTGGTTCGACAGCGGCTGTACCCACGTATTCACGCTCGAAAGCGGTCACTGGCCCGAGGAAAGCTGGCCCGCCGACCTCTATCTCGAGGGCTCGGACCAGCATCGCGGATGGTTCCAGTCGTCGCTCCTCGAAAGTTGCGGGACCCGCGGCCGGGCGCCCTACGACACGGTGCTGACCCACGGCTTCACCATGGATTCCAAGGGCATGAAGATGTCCAAGAGCCTTGGGAACACGGTCAATCCCTTGGACCTCATGAAGGAAACCGGGGCCGACATCCTTCGCCTGTGGGTGGCGAGCGTCGACTTCACCGAGGATCATCGCATCGGCAAGGAAATTCTCGCCGGCGTTTCGGACAGCTACCGCAAGATCCGCAACACCTTCCGCTATCTCCTCGGCGCGCTCGAGGGCTTCGGCGAGGACGAGCGGGTCACCGACGTCGCGGCGATGCCCGAGCTCGAGCGCTACATGCTCGCGCTCCTCGCCAAGCTCGACGCCGACCTGCGCGAGGCGGTCGCGAACTACGACTTCAACGGTTACGCCCGGGCGCTCGGCGACTTCTGCAACAACGACCTCAGCGCCTTCTACTTCGATATCCGCAAGGACTGCCTCTACTGCGATGCGGCCACCGATCCGAAGCGCATGGCCTATCGCAGCGTCCTCGACACCCTGTTCCACGCGCTCGTCCGCTGGTTCGCCCCGATCCTCGTCTTCACCGCCGAGGAAGTGTGGGCCACCCGCTATCCCGATGCGCCGTCGGTGCACCTTGAGTTATGGCCCGAGCTCCCCGACGCCGCCGACCCGCGGATGCTCGAGATCTGGGCGAGCTATCGCGCCTTGCGTGAGCAGGTGACGGCCGAGATCGAGCCGATGCGGCGCGAGAAGGTGATCGGCTCGAGCCTCGAGGCGCGCGTCGCGATCGGCCTGCCCGACGCCGCCGACCGCCCGATGCTCTCCTCGGACGACCTCGCCGAATTGTTCATCGTCTCCGAGGTCATGGTCGACACCGGTACCGTGGTCGAAGGACCCGCCGTCGTCGCCCACCGCGTCGACTATCAGAAGTGCGGCCGTTGCTGGCGGCACCTGCCCGAAGTGAAGGAAGACGGCGACCTGTGCGATCGCTGCACGGAGGTGGTGCAATGA